The sequence below is a genomic window from Polyangiaceae bacterium.
GGTGAGTCCGAGCGGCGTCGTGTGCGTGGGCCCGAGCGACTGCGAGGCCGAAGCCACAGGGGAGTGCTTCGTCATCAGTGGAATCGGCCGCTACAGAGACGTGAACCGCAAGTTGCTATCTCGAATCGCGAACCGCGCCGTTGCGGAGATGCGCGATCGAGTCGGCGTTGGTGAAGTCGTGCATCACGGAGGAATGCTCGCCATGCGCTTTTGCTGTCGGCGGGAGCAGCGGGAGTTTTTCGTATGTTTGGAGGTACCCGGTGAAGTGTCGTCAGAGAACCTTGGGCTCTTGCAGCTCTTCGCGAGCAATATCTCGGCCTTGCTGCACAACGTGGAGCTGCTGCATCGTCTCGACGCCCTTGCGTTCGAAGATCTCGAGCTCGGCATCGGAAACCGAAACGCGCTTCGACTGGCCCTCACTCGCGTGTTCGAAGCAACGGAGCCGTGCCGCATTGACCTGCTCACGATCGAGGTCGACGAGCTCGAGGACTTGGCCGCCACGTTCGGCGTTGACTATGCGAACGAGGTTCTCAGCGCCCTAGCCGAGCGCTTAGAAGAAGTGCCGGGTGCGTTGTCCGTGACGCGCTCGAGCGATCACAGTCTCTATCTGCTTGCTAACCGTGCGGAACTAGATTCGGAGGATGTACAGCGTCTCGCCAAGCGGCCGGTGCAAGTACGAGACGATTCACTCGCATTGCAGACCACATGCTCCGTCGTGGCAATCGACGAGGAGACGCCGGCAGACCAGCTGATGCAACGAGCCACGACCGCGCGTTTGGCTGCGAGGTCCGAGGCACGCGGTGGGATCCTCCGGTATTCTCCACGCATCTCGGAAGCGGTCAGCGAGCGCACGCAGCTGCGTGCTCGCCTGCGCGACGACCTCTCGCGGGGAGTCGGCGTGGAGGTGCACCTCCAACCCAAGGTCTACCTGAAGGACGGAAGGCTGTGCGGCGCCGAGGCACTCGCGCGCTGGCAGGTGAACGGAAAGGATATTTCTCCGGGGAAGTTCATCCCAATCGCCGAGTCGAGTGGGCTAGCGGCCGAACTAACCCTGGCTTCGCTGCGCAAGCTGGGAGACTGGCGTCGCCGCGCAGGCGCAGGCGCGCCCAACGTCGCGATTGCGGTCAATCTGTCCATGTCCGAGATCCAGCAACCCGGCTTTGCCGAACGCCTGCTAGCGCAGGCGCGCGAGTCGGATCTGCCGCCAGCGCTGCTTGAGTTTGAGGTGACCGAGAGTCAGATGGTGAGTCGACCGGATGTCGTGCGCGATGAGCTGGGGCGCCTACGGGACGCGGGCTACCGCCTGGCGTTGGATGACTTCGGGACCGGGTACTCATCCCTCAGGTACGTTCAGCAGCTACCAATCGACACGATCAAGATCGATCGCGAGTTCGTGAGCACACTCACGATGGGCAACGCACGAGGAAGCATCGCGGCCTCAGCCATCGCCATGGCGCGGAGCTTCGGGCATGAGGTCGTTGCGGAAGGCGTGGAGACCGAGGAACAACGCCGCGCGGTGCAGTCACTGGGCTGTGAGATTGCCCAAGGTTACCTCTTCGCCAAGGCGATGCCGCTCGCTGAGTTCAGTGCTCGCTTTGCGCGCTGACCGCGGGACGGAACCCTGCGCGCCGGAGCTTACCGCTCCCTTCGGGGAACCACTCATCGCGTAACGCGAAGTAGTGGAAGCGATCATCGAAGCCGACTCGGTGAACCAAGTCGCAGTCCGCGGGGACCGTTTGGGACACGAGGTACAGCACGCAGGGTCGATCCCATTCCGCCTCATTGGCTTCGCAGAGCTCTTTCCCGGTGAGCCGTCTGAACTCCGCGTCGACCTCTTCCCATGAAGGACACGCTCCAGCTGCCGCGAAGCGTGCGCGGACGAACGGGCCGAGCTGCTGACTGCGCTTGACCTCCTCGAAGCGGGGGCCTCCGAGTTGCAACATCACCGGATACTTCAGCACAAAGCCGAGTGCACAAGCTGCCGGCAGCGCAAACACCGCTTTGAGCCACCAGCGTGCTTCATCTCGCATCGCAGGTGAGACACGAGCCCGCGATTCGGCTTGGTTTGGGGGTGAGGGTTCAGCGTGAGGCGCCGGACTCCACCACGCTGACGCTGCGAACCACGCGCGATCGTGGTTGCGCGTTTAGGGGCCGCAAATAGACTTGCGGCGGTGAAGACTCGATCCGCGCGGTTGCTCTCGTCGGCGCGGCTGGCGACCCTCGGCACCGAACGTCTGCTCGCCTACAGAGATAACCTATTGTCGCTGCAGGAGAGCCTGAGCAG
It includes:
- a CDS encoding EAL domain-containing protein; this encodes MSPPEQPEITTDLACMSSGSLDWLSDDRSSEPEFDLEGDSYWYVMIVDDDEEVHQASRFALRRFEVFGRSIRLLHARSTKEAMDLITMYDDIAVAMVDVVMETKDAGLQLVRWMRERQRGLTRIILRTGQPGDAPPLRVVRECDIDDYRTKSELDRERMLCCLTTAIRSYRELRRLDENRRGLKVIVESVAELWSQENLSLLSSGILTRIAAVLGVSPSGVVCVGPSDCEAEATGECFVISGIGRYRDVNRKLLSRIANRAVAEMRDRVGVGEVVHHGGMLAMRFCCRREQREFFVCLEVPGEVSSENLGLLQLFASNISALLHNVELLHRLDALAFEDLELGIGNRNALRLALTRVFEATEPCRIDLLTIEVDELEDLAATFGVDYANEVLSALAERLEEVPGALSVTRSSDHSLYLLANRAELDSEDVQRLAKRPVQVRDDSLALQTTCSVVAIDEETPADQLMQRATTARLAARSEARGGILRYSPRISEAVSERTQLRARLRDDLSRGVGVEVHLQPKVYLKDGRLCGAEALARWQVNGKDISPGKFIPIAESSGLAAELTLASLRKLGDWRRRAGAGAPNVAIAVNLSMSEIQQPGFAERLLAQARESDLPPALLEFEVTESQMVSRPDVVRDELGRLRDAGYRLALDDFGTGYSSLRYVQQLPIDTIKIDREFVSTLTMGNARGSIAASAIAMARSFGHEVVAEGVETEEQRRAVQSLGCEIAQGYLFAKAMPLAEFSARFAR